The genomic window GTGGCCGGGCTGTAATGCGGGCGGGGCTAATTTCTTTGATGTCGTGGATACGTACCCAGCGGACGGGCAGACTGGCGTGTATCTCTGTAGTATCGTTCAGGCGGAATTTAATGGGAATATTGATGCGGCTACGGTTCCGGGCGCGGCGTTTGTCTATGTGAACGGCGGCGGTCAAAATGGCGATGCCTGTACTGCTAACACCGATTGTGCGTCTGGCGTTTGTGCGGCTACTTGCCAGGGGAATTCAGTGCCAGGCAATTGGAACGCCAGCGGCGATACGTTAGAATTTTTGCCTAGCCAAGAGCATTTGCCGAACACCATTTATCAGGTTTATTTATGCGGCAGTGGGGCGGGCAATCCTGACTGCACCAGCCAGATAGAGGAAGACGCAGCGACACCGAGACAATTTATCGGTGAAATCTGGTTCTTCACGACCGGCAATTCGACGCTGAATGAACCGCCTGAGGTGACGGCCATCTATCCGGCTGACGCGGCTGCCAATATTTGTCTGAATACGACTATTGCGGCGAATTTCAGCCAGCCGATTCGCAAGGCATCGCTCAATGCCAATACGGTGCAATTCACCACCGGCGGCGGACCGGTTGGTTTACGCACACCTTTTAGCATCCCTAGCACGTGGGATTCTTTCTCGACCCGGCCGAGCAATGCCATGACCGCTGGCGCGGAATATAATGTCAAACTTATTGCTGGCACACCTGGCAACACGGATCCGAATAACGGCATCATGGACGTCTGCCTGAATCATTTGGATGGTGATTATAATAATAATGAAGACGGCAGCCCGGGTGATGATTTCATGACTATCAATAATGAGCCGAGCGGCGGTGAAGTGGCGCCGTGGAATTTCTTCGCGGATACCGACACCACCAATATCGAGTGCACCCCGGAGATCAGCAGTATCGTTCCGGCCAGTCAGCGGTATGATGCTGATCCCGGCATCACCATCAATGGCAGCAATCTCTCCATCAACGGCGATATCCGATTTGAATTGAACGTGATGCACGACAACCGCTGCATGGATGTGAATGGCACGCCCAATCAAGCTTGTGTCGCGAGTTGGACCGGCGATCAAATCAGTACGCGCATTCCTGCTGGACCAGTTGCCTTTGCCGGTGAATCACCCTCGGCTGGTGCGGCTGACGGTAATGTGCGCGTGGAGATCGGCGCGGGCGATGATGAGAAGAGTAATACTTACGCATTCGACGTTTCCAGTCCGCAGATACGCCGGGCCTTAGGCATCAATAATCAGGCGCATGGCGGCATCAGCCAGGCGGTCAAGCTCGAACGGCGCACGGGGAACGCCAATGACGGTTTTGGAGCACCTGGTACCGTTGAGTTTTTCAATATTTCTACCCAGGCACGAATGCCGGCGGATACGCTGAATTGCAGCACCACCTGGACTAATAATTACGCGTTGATTAAAGTACCCGATTTATCTAGTATCGGCGTGACCGCGTGCGACACTTCAATTTACAGCTGGTATGACTGCCCCACCGCAGTGCCAAATTCGGTGGTTGGCATTCAGTTATTTGGCGCAGGCGGCGCTCAGCCGAGCAACATTATTAAATTTATTTATACGACAGAAACGCCCGGACCAGTGCTCTGTGAAGTGGTGCCTGAGTGTGGCAATGCCGGAGCGGCAATAACCTTAACCGGTGAGGCGTTTGGCGCATCTCAGGGGAGCGGGCGGGTGTGGATTTCATCGCCGCCAGTTTCCGCCCCGGTAACCGGTTGGAACGAGGGTACCATCACCGCCACCGTGCCAAATCTGCGGAATGGCGTGCATGAGGTGAACGTTGAAGATGATAATGGCAAATCATCATACTCCATGGATTTTCAGATTCCGTGCGGCGACATTCCTCAGGTCGTAGAAAATGCCAGTTGCGCCGCAACCTGCAATGGAGGACCGAACGATGGAAATTTGTGCAGCGACGATAGTCAGTGTCCGGGTGGCGCTTGTCAGATCTCCATGGCGTCCCCGAATCCCTATAAAGGTACTGATGACGTGTGCGTGAACGCCATGTTTGGCGCGCGATTTACCGTGCCGATGAATACCGGTACATTCAATGCGAATATCATTTTGGAGAGTTGCGGCAATGATAGTTCCTGCGCTGCACCGGTGGCCGTCACGCATAATATGGGAACTTTTGGTGCCCCGCTGAATGAACGATTTATCATGCAGCGCACCGTCGCAGGGGTGCCGACTGATCTGGATCCAAATACCTACTATCGTGTGACCATTCGCCGTCAAGTTGAGAGTACAACTGGCGCGCGAATGAACGCAGATTATGTGTGGCTGATTAAGACCAAGGCTGACACCGGCCCCTGTCCGGTGGAGAATGTTATGGTCACGCCGGGAAATGCGGTGCTCTATAATATCGGGGATACAGAACCATATCTCGCTACTGCGATTGGTCCGAATTGTGCCTTGCTTGATTCCAGTGATTACACGTGGTCATGGACATCTGATAGCGCCATCATCGCGTCAGTTACGGGCAGCACCACAGAAAATGAGACTGCCACTGGCAATGCGCTGGGCACCACGTATATTCGTGCCTCAACCGAAGGAAAATCAGGTAGGGGAAAACTGAAAGTTGACCCTGCGTCATGTGCGTTTAATCCGACACGGTGTGCTGATCCGGATCAGGACGGGGTGAATGAGTGCGCGGGAAGCCGGTGTGATTTATTGTCGGATCGTTGTGTGCCGGTGATTGCTGATTATAATGAAGACGGCCAGATGATCTCGCCTCAGACCGGCATTGCCGGGTCGTTTGTCACCATCGAGGGATGCTATTTTGGCACGGCGCGGGGGACGGTAAATTTCGGTGGTACGCCGGGTGTATACGAATGTACCAATGCCTGGTCAGACCATTCCATCACTGTTTCTGAGCCGGGCAATCCAGTTGGTACATATCTGATTGACGTACGTCGTCCCGATGGCCGATGTTTAGGTGGCACCAATGATGGTTTGAGTTGCGTGAATAATAGCGTCTGTACCGGCGGGGGTGTTTGTACCACCTATGCCACCACGGACAATAGTCCCTATGGCGCAAATCAGAATAATATTGGCGTCTACTACTTTAGCGTGGGTAACGTCTGCTCCGGCATCTGCGTGGGCGGCGCCAATGCCAACCAAGCTTGTCAGAATAATGCCAACTGTGCCAGTAATAATTGCGCGCCTGGCGTTCCGGCTCCAAGCGGCGTGGCGCCCGGCATTTGTCCGCCACTCAATCCTGATTCAGGACGAGAGGGGGCAAATGTATATATCGAAGGAAAGAATTTCAATCCGCCGACGCTTAATCCAGCCACCACGCGCGTGTATTACCATAGTGGTTTAGCAGATACCCATACGGCTATTACGACCCGTGGCCAAGCCTGGGCGGATACTGAGATTAATCGATCACGCGTTCCGGCGGGCACCGTTACTGGCGGCGTGAGCGTTCAGGTAAATAATTGCCCATCAAATAGTGTTACCTTTAGGGTGAGTTGTGATAGAAATAGCCAATGCTCCACTGGTTGTTGCCAAGCCAACCAATGCGTGGCTTCAGCAAATTGCAGTTCGGGTACACCAGGGCAATTGTGCCAGTTGACTGCGAATAATCCTTTCTGTCAGGTTGGACCGGTGATTCCCGCTGGCGACTACCGTTGTATTGATCCGGCAGGCCACCGCCAGCCCAATGCACCGGCTGGGGCTACCTATCCACCGGCGGCGGTTGATGATTGCCGAACCTGTTGCTATCCTGGCCAAATTTCATCAACTGGCTTAACCTGCTCGGTCAATTTGCCGGCTTCGCAAACAGCCTGCACGGGTGCGAACCGTGGATTGTACTGTGGCTGTACCGGTGACGCGCAATGTGGTGGCAGTACCGCTTGCGGTTCTGACACCTGCTGCCACGGACGGCCAACGGTCGTCAATACTGAACCGCCATCACCGTCGAATTGTCGCAATATTCGTTTCCAAGTTGATTTCAGCGAAAAGATGGATGCGAGCTCGTTTGTGATTGGGGCTGATTATAACGCTCCGCAAGCAGATGAGAGTGTCTTCCTCTATGACGCGACGAATAACACCACGGTAGCTGGGACGATTAAAGCATATCCGCTTGGATTTTATTTGTATCCGAGTGTGGCACTGACTGCGGGGCATACGTATCGAATATTCATTCGGACTGAATTAGTCAAAAGCGATTTGGGCATTGCCATGTCGAGCGTGCCGGGCTGGCATTCTGAGACCTGGGTGATTAATGGTGGGGCGCAAATTTGTAGGATTGCCGGATTGAGAACTATCGTTATGGATGAGAATGGGTTTGGACAATATCCGCCCCAGATTCCAAATTTTTCTTGTGGATTCAGCGGGTGTGATCCGGGGGATATTTTTGCCACTCTAGAAGGTGCCAATTTACTATTATTAGTTGACGCACTTGATCAAAATGGGACCCCCATCAGCGGTGGCGCTGATCCGATCGATTATACGTGGAGTGAGACGGATCCCAGAAATGTATTTACGCCAAATTATGATCCGGGCCCACCCTTCACGCCTGGCTGTCCGGCCAATCAACCGAGTAATTTTTATTGTATTATTACTTCAGATAATCATACTGGGCTAGGGCATCTCAATGTGACTGCGGACGGTTCGGTGACGTCATTTGGTGATCTGGGTACTTATAGCGGCAGTGTACCGATTCGCGCTTCTTTGTGCTCGCGGTCATGGCCAAATCCGCGTGTACCGGATAATGACGTGTTCCCATTTGAGGACACGAGCTATCATTTTGCGCTGTGGTATTGTGCTGAGGATGGTTTAGCCTTACTCCGCCCAACGACGGAAGCTGTGATCAAATCCAATGTTCCTTCTGTTCCTCAGGAAGATGAGTTGGTACGAGAATTCTTCTTCTTGCGTGATGGGAGCACCGATGCTATTGGCGTCCGGGTCATGGAGAATGAGCAGAAATTATCTCCGACGCAGTGGTATCGCGCGCAATTTGGACCAGCCGCTCCTGAGCCGCAGCCATTGACCGTGGATGGGTATCCGGCAGTTCGCGCTGGTCGGACGGTGTATGTCGCTGCTACTAATTTATCAGGCGGTACCGTGTACGCAAATATTTATTTGATGTCCTATAATGACGGCGCTTCGAGTGAGACCATTGAAATATTTAATCGATTACTTGCAAACTGGGAATTTAATACTAATTTAACCGGTGCACAAAAAGGTCAGCTGCAGCGCGATCTTCAGCGTTTGTCTGATTTGAGTGATATCGCGGAGAAGCTCATAAATTACAAAGGCGCCAATCAGAAATTCCCAGAGTTATCCGGTGGGACGTATGTTAAAACTGTCAGTAATTCATTATGGCCATCGTGGCAAGATACGCTGGGCGTGGCCTTGGGCGGAAATTTACCGACTGACCCGGTCAATGATTTTGAGGCTTGTACGCCTAATGATGAGACGACCTGCTGGAATGATGCGACTAAAAAGTACCAATGTAATGTAGGTTCAAAATTATATCAGTATCACACCAATGAAGCCGGTGGCATTGCCAACCTCTTCACCTTCCTCGAATATGATGGTCCAGGAAACTGGCGGACTGGATTGACCAATCCATGCGCGGGTATGACTGAAGCGGCATGTAATTGTTTCAATTATCAATACGCAGTAACCGGAACTAATTTGGATCGGAATGGTCCAATTATCACCGCGGTGAATGGAAATCCTCCGGGAACAACTTTGGTTGTCGCTGGTACCACTAATTTAGTGGTCACCGCCACTGATGCCGACAGTGGCGTGAATAGCGTTGAATTTTATATTGACGGAATTCGCCAGGCGACTGATACCGATGGCACCAATGGATGGAGCTGGAGCATGAATACCGGCGCCTTTCCAGATGGCAATCATAGCTTGGGAATCAAGGCATACGATGTGGCTGGCAATTATTCTGATGCTAATTTTACCCTTGATATCGATAATGCTGGTGGTGGTGACGCGAGCGCTCCGTTTGCCCGCATTATCAGTCCCACTGCAGGACAGACCGTCAGCGGCATGGTCTCCATACAGACTGAGGCAAGCGATAATTATGATATCGTGTCCATGACGATTGAAGTGCGACCGAACACATGTAGCTCGGGACAGATATTCGCAGATACAGTGCCGTTCGGCGGCATCCAAACCAATGCATCTTTCAATTGGTCATGGGATAGTAGTGCCAGCGCTTCAGGCACGTATTGCATTTGGTTGGATGTGATTGACGGGGTTCGACACGGGTATGCCACGGCACTCGTGACTTTGAGCAATCTTGATGCCATCAATCCGACGGTGAATATCACCGCGCCAGTTGCCAGCCCGCCCTCAATTTCGGGAGAGGTAAATATTACCATGACCGCCAGCGATAATATCGGCGTGGCGCGGGTGGATGTGTATATTGACGGCCAATACCGTGGCCCTGCATCGTTAAGTGGGGGGAATTATATCTGGCCCTGGAATACGCGGGCGTATCCGAATGGTGATCATGAGTTGCGGGCGTATGTGTATGATCTTTCCGGAAACACTGGTTCAGCGATACCAATCGTGGTGAATGTGGATAATATTGAGAATGATATTATAGCGCCTACGGTATCCTTTATAGCGCCGACCCCCGCTTCTGGTACGGCCATCGAAGGCGTGATAACGATTCGTGTTGACGCCCAAGATGATAAGCAAGTAGATCGGGTAAATTTCTACGTGGACTATCTCCAGCGATCGATTGATACGGATGGTTCGAATAATTGGGAATGGACATTTGACACCACCGGCATGACTGATGGTTGGCATCGGATACAGGTAGATGCACTAGATGTGGCGGGGAATCGCAGCGAGTACATCGAGGTCAGGCTGGGCATCAATGTCCCTGGCGGACCATTGATCACGAATGCCGGGATAGATCCCGCATCAGGTCCGGCCGGAACTCCATTCTGCATCCAGGCTGATGTGACCAGTCCTACGGGGGTGGCCAGTGTTGTGGCGAGTATTCAGCAGCCTGACGAAATTGAACTTGACCGGGTTACCTTAACGTTAACCGGTGGAGATACATATCAAGGTTCGTGGACGTCGCCGATTGGATCGCCGGATCAGAGTTATTATGTGGATATTATTGCTGAAAGCACTGACGGACGCGTCAGTGAGTATGAGAATATCCACGGCGCTACGGGTTCATGCGGTGGCGGCGGTGGCAGTGCCCCAGTTATCACGAGTGTGTTGAGTCGGTCGCTGCAGGAGGATACCGCGTTTACCTACACTATCACCGCGACGAATACTCCCACGTCATATAATGCGGTTGGTATGCCGGCCTGGATGACTCGATCGGGGAATGTGTTATCAGGAACACCGCCAACTCCGGGTACATTTACGGTAGCCATTTCCGCAACCAATGCTTTTGGCACTGATACGAGAAATTTGACCGTTACTGTTACGGCCGCATCCAGTGCTTGCGATTTCTGTGAGTTTGTCGGACCAAATAATTGTACAACTTATACGACCTCACTCAGTTGTAATACCGCCGGGTGTTATTGGAGAAATTTCCCTGCACCGGCGCGATGTGTTGATTATCCTTGCTCAGCCTACAATGGTGCCCAATCCGCTTGTGAAGCGCGATCAAGCTGTTCCTGCACTGCGACGTAAATAATCATAATTTTTTAAGTTAATATGCTAATAATATTAGAAAGGATTAAACGTATGAAACATTTAAAAATTAATTCGCTCGTTCTTTTGGTGATTGTGCTGAGCCTCTTCATGGTTGGAGCGGCAATGCTTGGTGGGCTTGATCTCGTTCAGGCGCAGTCAACTGATACCTCGCCAAGTTTTGAAGTTGCTACAACATCGCTTCCGGTTCTCACTGGTCAGGGGGTAAGCCTGAATCCGTCTCAAGTCGATCAAAATGAGACCGTACGCATTTCTGTCGAGGCATATGATGTTTCTGGTTTAGCCAGTGCCGTTGCCTACGTGCGGAATTCGACGCCTGGATCGCGACCAGTTGCGGATGTGCCATTATTTGACGACGGACAGCACGGCGATGGAACCGCCGGAGATGGAAAATTTTCGGGTACCTGGAATGTTGGGTCAAATGCTGATGGCATTTATCCGGTTGAAGTACAGATTGCCGATCGGTTGAACAATACAGCCACAATCAGCAATGTGGTGACAATCGCCATTGGGGTTGGTGCATGCGCCAGTGATAGTCAGTGCACGACCGGTAGTCGGTGTTGCGGTGGTGTCTGTGGTACTGATCAGTGCGCCTCAAACAGCCAGTGCAATGATAATAATGCCGGAACCAGCGATACCTGTATTTTAACCAGTTGCCCTTCGTACTGCAGTAGCATTCCGATTACGTCATGTAGCAATAATGACGGATTCTGTCCTGCGTCCTGTACCTCGGCAAATGATAATGATTGTGCTGACACCAGCGCGCCAATCATCGCTATTGGAACCCCGGCAACGGATGGGACAACGCTTTCAACCAGCCCCACACAAATTATTGCTCAGGCATCCGATGGCCAGTCGGGGATTGATCGAGTCGAATTTTATCTCGATAGTGAAACAGCTCCTCGGGACACGCAATATTTCGACCAACCAAGCGGGTCGGGGACGTATATTTGGGTGTTAAATCTCGCGAGCGTTACTAATGGCGCCCATACGATTACGGCAAAGGCAATTAACGGCGTGGCGCTGACTAGCACGGCCACGCGCGCAGTGCAGGTATCTACTGATTCTTCAGCACCATTTAATGTGACCATCACCAGCCCTGCCCAAGGAAGCATCTACGCGAATACCAGCACCATCAATGTCAATATTGCGGCATCAGATAATCAATCAGTGACTGAAGTCAGGGTATACAGCCTTAATGGCGGTGGACCTCTCGGGCAGGCGACCACGTCTGGAACAAGTGTTAATCAGCAGGTATCTATATCAGCTGGCGCCATAGCCGCGGCATATGATCCGTTGTGGTCGATTGCCGCTGCAGAACCGGCCAAGCGACCGCTTCCCTTTATTTCGGTAGCACATGCGGCTACTGGGGGTGGACAAACATGCACCACCAGCACGGTCTATACGTCTAAATGGATTTATGCGGTTGCCTATGACGCAGCTGGCAACAATACCCCCAGCCCTATTGTCGCGCTGTCAATTTCTAGTTCGGTAACCACGTGCACGAATTCAACGACTGACACAGCGCCACCACCAACGATTTAATGCGGTCAACGTATTCATAATACCTAATTTCTATGCCCGGGAACCCAAAATCGGAAAAACCTATTGAAGATATTTTTGCGGAAACTGACGTTTCTCGTCCGGTTAAGCGCGTACCGACCCGTGCGACGGCGGCCCAGCCAAGTCCTCGGTCGACTACTATTGTTCGGCGTCCGGCCGTACCGCTTGAGGTGCAGCCGCGTCCGTGGTATTTGCGTCGCGCTTTTCTTCTGATCGCTCTGCCCTTAGTTATTGTGTCGTTGGTTGCCGTGGTGATTGCCTTGGGACCATTTGGCATCGGGGCTGATACGGTCAATCAACCCGCTCTTAATACCGTGCAAAGCGTAAATAATTCGGGGAGTGTTGTGGCGCAAGAAATTCCGGTCGTGAGTAGTGAACGGATTGACGCCGACGGAGATGGTTTGACGGATGCCGAAGAAGAGGCGGCAGATACTGACCCCGCTCAAACGGATACCGACCACGATGGACTTTTTGATCGAGATGAGGTAAAAGTGTATCTGACAAATCCACGCAACCCGGATACTGACGGTGATGGCAATAATGATGGCACCGAGGTAAAGAATGGATATGATCCTAAGGGCAGCGGATTGCTCCGCGATCTCAATGTTGCAATCCAAGAATTAAATAATAGTTAACGTTTTCTTCACCCATGACTCCTGCACCACAATCGTCATCTTCGAATACTCGTACCCCTGCTCCACAAACTCGCACGGCTCGGATTTATACCATGCCGGAAAAATTTTACGTCGAGGAAGGGAAGCGGAATGCACAACGTAGTCCGTTGAGGATGATTTTAGTTTTTGTTTTAGTGTTGATTGTGTTAGGTGGCGGTGGTTTTTTGGTGTATCAACAGATGCAAAAACCTGACGGAACCGAACAAACCAATAATTCTTTAATTGGGGTGATTAATACCAATACCGCGGTTAATAACACCAATACTTCAACTAATGCTACCTTAAATAGCAACACGATCCTGAATACGAATCGGCTAACCAATGGGTTTGTCAACGTTAATTCCGTACAAACGAACAGCGTATTTACTAATACGAATAGCGCAGTAAATACAAATACATCGACCGTCCTTGATAGCGAGGATTCAGATAGCGATTCACTCACCAATGTGGAAGAGGCTCTGTATGGTACTAGTTTATCGGTGGCTGATACGGACGGGGATAGTTTCGCTGATGGCCAGGAAGTATTGAATGGGTATGATCCAAATGCTGCTACTGCGCGTCTCAGCAGTAATAGTGGCGTACAGGTGCATTCAAATTCGACTGACGGTTACTCGCTCTGGTATCCGCGGAGCTGGGCGGTGGCCAATGATCCGCAAAATACCCGTGGAAAATTATTTTCAACCAGCGGTGAATTTATTTCCGTGAGTGTTCAGGATAACCCTGCGCAATTATCAGCGCGCGATTGGTATCTGACAAAAGCGCCTGGTGTGAATCCGTCCTCAATCAGTTCTGTTACCAATTGGGATCGGACACTCACTGGCGTCAAATCAGTGGATGGTATGACGGTATACTTCACGCGAGGAACGTTTGCCTATGTGGTGAGCTATAATACGAATATATTGAGCCAAGCAAATTTCCGCACTACTTTTGCCATGATGTATCAAAGTCTGACCATTCTCAGCACGCCCACCAATACCAACAAGGCAACCACTAATAGCAATACGAACGCGAACAGCAATACCAATAGCCAGTCTAACAGTAATCAGCTCTAATGCAGGTTACTATCACGCGGGCGCCAGGGATAGTGGTGCAGACATCGTTTATTCATAAATTAAGCCAGGTCATTGGCCGAGTCCTACCGCGCTATCGTGGTTCTGCGTTTTCGATTGCGTTTGTTTCGAATTCCGTCATCCGACGTCTCAATAAAACCTATCGACGGAAGGATGCTCCGACCGACGTCTTGTCTTTTGCGGAGCGAGAAAGTGCATCTGGCTGGCTGGATCAAAACTATCTCGGTGACATCGTGATTGCGTATCCTTATGCGCGTCGGCAGGCCCGTCTGCAGGGGATAAGCATTCGTCAGGAGTTAGTGTGGCTAGTCACTCACGGATTTCTACACCTGATTGGACATGATCATATGCGCCCTCAGGAACAACGGCGCATGCTCGC from Candidatus Kerfeldbacteria bacterium includes these protein-coding regions:
- a CDS encoding Ig-like domain-containing protein, with the translated sequence MKDTLKKNKNSLLGVFGFLLIVAIVGAAGWLAVPETSAQVNLDPNLGTTFGLGTADLLSTVINIVQWALGFLGLIAVIFIMYGGFVWMTAAGNQEKVEKAKKIITRAVIGLVIVLLAWAIVTFIVDRALDLTGGNGSSCTDGDVNGCYLCSSGSWVYQNAWPGCNAGGANFFDVVDTYPADGQTGVYLCSIVQAEFNGNIDAATVPGAAFVYVNGGGQNGDACTANTDCASGVCAATCQGNSVPGNWNASGDTLEFLPSQEHLPNTIYQVYLCGSGAGNPDCTSQIEEDAATPRQFIGEIWFFTTGNSTLNEPPEVTAIYPADAAANICLNTTIAANFSQPIRKASLNANTVQFTTGGGPVGLRTPFSIPSTWDSFSTRPSNAMTAGAEYNVKLIAGTPGNTDPNNGIMDVCLNHLDGDYNNNEDGSPGDDFMTINNEPSGGEVAPWNFFADTDTTNIECTPEISSIVPASQRYDADPGITINGSNLSINGDIRFELNVMHDNRCMDVNGTPNQACVASWTGDQISTRIPAGPVAFAGESPSAGAADGNVRVEIGAGDDEKSNTYAFDVSSPQIRRALGINNQAHGGISQAVKLERRTGNANDGFGAPGTVEFFNISTQARMPADTLNCSTTWTNNYALIKVPDLSSIGVTACDTSIYSWYDCPTAVPNSVVGIQLFGAGGAQPSNIIKFIYTTETPGPVLCEVVPECGNAGAAITLTGEAFGASQGSGRVWISSPPVSAPVTGWNEGTITATVPNLRNGVHEVNVEDDNGKSSYSMDFQIPCGDIPQVVENASCAATCNGGPNDGNLCSDDSQCPGGACQISMASPNPYKGTDDVCVNAMFGARFTVPMNTGTFNANIILESCGNDSSCAAPVAVTHNMGTFGAPLNERFIMQRTVAGVPTDLDPNTYYRVTIRRQVESTTGARMNADYVWLIKTKADTGPCPVENVMVTPGNAVLYNIGDTEPYLATAIGPNCALLDSSDYTWSWTSDSAIIASVTGSTTENETATGNALGTTYIRASTEGKSGRGKLKVDPASCAFNPTRCADPDQDGVNECAGSRCDLLSDRCVPVIADYNEDGQMISPQTGIAGSFVTIEGCYFGTARGTVNFGGTPGVYECTNAWSDHSITVSEPGNPVGTYLIDVRRPDGRCLGGTNDGLSCVNNSVCTGGGVCTTYATTDNSPYGANQNNIGVYYFSVGNVCSGICVGGANANQACQNNANCASNNCAPGVPAPSGVAPGICPPLNPDSGREGANVYIEGKNFNPPTLNPATTRVYYHSGLADTHTAITTRGQAWADTEINRSRVPAGTVTGGVSVQVNNCPSNSVTFRVSCDRNSQCSTGCCQANQCVASANCSSGTPGQLCQLTANNPFCQVGPVIPAGDYRCIDPAGHRQPNAPAGATYPPAAVDDCRTCCYPGQISSTGLTCSVNLPASQTACTGANRGLYCGCTGDAQCGGSTACGSDTCCHGRPTVVNTEPPSPSNCRNIRFQVDFSEKMDASSFVIGADYNAPQADESVFLYDATNNTTVAGTIKAYPLGFYLYPSVALTAGHTYRIFIRTELVKSDLGIAMSSVPGWHSETWVINGGAQICRIAGLRTIVMDENGFGQYPPQIPNFSCGFSGCDPGDIFATLEGANLLLLVDALDQNGTPISGGADPIDYTWSETDPRNVFTPNYDPGPPFTPGCPANQPSNFYCIITSDNHTGLGHLNVTADGSVTSFGDLGTYSGSVPIRASLCSRSWPNPRVPDNDVFPFEDTSYHFALWYCAEDGLALLRPTTEAVIKSNVPSVPQEDELVREFFFLRDGSTDAIGVRVMENEQKLSPTQWYRAQFGPAAPEPQPLTVDGYPAVRAGRTVYVAATNLSGGTVYANIYLMSYNDGASSETIEIFNRLLANWEFNTNLTGAQKGQLQRDLQRLSDLSDIAEKLINYKGANQKFPELSGGTYVKTVSNSLWPSWQDTLGVALGGNLPTDPVNDFEACTPNDETTCWNDATKKYQCNVGSKLYQYHTNEAGGIANLFTFLEYDGPGNWRTGLTNPCAGMTEAACNCFNYQYAVTGTNLDRNGPIITAVNGNPPGTTLVVAGTTNLVVTATDADSGVNSVEFYIDGIRQATDTDGTNGWSWSMNTGAFPDGNHSLGIKAYDVAGNYSDANFTLDIDNAGGGDASAPFARIISPTAGQTVSGMVSIQTEASDNYDIVSMTIEVRPNTCSSGQIFADTVPFGGIQTNASFNWSWDSSASASGTYCIWLDVIDGVRHGYATALVTLSNLDAINPTVNITAPVASPPSISGEVNITMTASDNIGVARVDVYIDGQYRGPASLSGGNYIWPWNTRAYPNGDHELRAYVYDLSGNTGSAIPIVVNVDNIENDIIAPTVSFIAPTPASGTAIEGVITIRVDAQDDKQVDRVNFYVDYLQRSIDTDGSNNWEWTFDTTGMTDGWHRIQVDALDVAGNRSEYIEVRLGINVPGGPLITNAGIDPASGPAGTPFCIQADVTSPTGVASVVASIQQPDEIELDRVTLTLTGGDTYQGSWTSPIGSPDQSYYVDIIAESTDGRVSEYENIHGATGSCGGGGGSAPVITSVLSRSLQEDTAFTYTITATNTPTSYNAVGMPAWMTRSGNVLSGTPPTPGTFTVAISATNAFGTDTRNLTVTVTAASSACDFCEFVGPNNCTTYTTSLSCNTAGCYWRNFPAPARCVDYPCSAYNGAQSACEARSSCSCTAT
- the ybeY gene encoding rRNA maturation RNase YbeY, which codes for MQVTITRAPGIVVQTSFIHKLSQVIGRVLPRYRGSAFSIAFVSNSVIRRLNKTYRRKDAPTDVLSFAERESASGWLDQNYLGDIVIAYPYARRQARLQGISIRQELVWLVTHGFLHLIGHDHMRPQEQRRMLALEKKIINRFTR
- a CDS encoding Ig-like domain-containing protein, whose protein sequence is MKHLKINSLVLLVIVLSLFMVGAAMLGGLDLVQAQSTDTSPSFEVATTSLPVLTGQGVSLNPSQVDQNETVRISVEAYDVSGLASAVAYVRNSTPGSRPVADVPLFDDGQHGDGTAGDGKFSGTWNVGSNADGIYPVEVQIADRLNNTATISNVVTIAIGVGACASDSQCTTGSRCCGGVCGTDQCASNSQCNDNNAGTSDTCILTSCPSYCSSIPITSCSNNDGFCPASCTSANDNDCADTSAPIIAIGTPATDGTTLSTSPTQIIAQASDGQSGIDRVEFYLDSETAPRDTQYFDQPSGSGTYIWVLNLASVTNGAHTITAKAINGVALTSTATRAVQVSTDSSAPFNVTITSPAQGSIYANTSTINVNIAASDNQSVTEVRVYSLNGGGPLGQATTSGTSVNQQVSISAGAIAAAYDPLWSIAAAEPAKRPLPFISVAHAATGGGQTCTTSTVYTSKWIYAVAYDAAGNNTPSPIVALSISSSVTTCTNSTTDTAPPPTI